From the Nocardiopsis changdeensis genome, one window contains:
- a CDS encoding MFS transporter: MLGVGNLAVYAFYLGIGAVLLPLQVQGLTPGDEEAAVANLGLVSGVAAVFGTVFNPIGGALSDRTRSRWGRRNPWILGGAVAGLLLVLALGFADSLLMIALGWCLAQGAMNLHQAAVTAVIPDRVPHERRGTAAAAMGIAVAAAGVLGTGVATLFTGALPFGYIVLGGLVVAVAVVLTTTTHDPRGDELPPVAAGGRVGPLAALGRFLSALSHRDFTLVFVGRALLFFGYFLVLGFQLYILDYFVEMPEGLAPAAGVTVLSLVTAAATVVTTAVGGPLSDRLDRRRLFALVCGVVSAGAMLIPFFLPTWTGMLVFAVVNGSAFGCFMAVDTALATLVLPSGADAARDMGVLNIAAAGPQVIAPFIASTIILHLGGYGSLFLVGSAVGLLGALAIVFVRGVR, from the coding sequence GTGCTCGGCGTCGGCAACCTCGCCGTCTACGCCTTCTACCTGGGCATCGGCGCCGTCCTGCTGCCCCTCCAGGTGCAGGGCCTGACCCCCGGCGACGAGGAGGCCGCCGTCGCCAACCTCGGCCTGGTCTCGGGCGTCGCCGCGGTCTTCGGCACCGTCTTCAACCCCATCGGCGGCGCCCTGTCCGACCGCACGCGCTCGCGGTGGGGGCGCCGCAACCCGTGGATCCTCGGCGGCGCCGTCGCCGGGCTGCTGCTGGTCCTCGCGCTCGGCTTCGCCGACTCGCTGCTGATGATCGCCCTGGGCTGGTGCCTGGCCCAGGGGGCCATGAACCTCCACCAGGCCGCCGTCACCGCCGTGATCCCCGACCGCGTCCCCCACGAGCGCCGCGGCACCGCGGCCGCGGCCATGGGCATCGCCGTCGCCGCCGCCGGGGTGCTGGGCACCGGGGTCGCCACCCTGTTCACCGGTGCGCTGCCGTTCGGCTACATCGTCCTGGGCGGCCTCGTGGTCGCCGTCGCCGTCGTGCTCACCACCACGACCCACGACCCCCGCGGCGACGAGCTGCCCCCCGTCGCCGCCGGTGGGCGGGTCGGCCCGCTCGCCGCCCTGGGCCGCTTCCTGTCGGCCCTCTCCCACCGCGACTTCACCCTGGTGTTCGTCGGCCGGGCGCTGCTCTTCTTCGGCTACTTCCTGGTCCTGGGCTTCCAGCTCTACATCCTCGACTACTTCGTCGAGATGCCCGAGGGCCTGGCCCCCGCCGCCGGGGTCACCGTCCTGAGCCTCGTCACCGCCGCCGCCACCGTCGTCACCACCGCGGTCGGCGGCCCGCTCTCGGACCGCCTCGACCGGCGCCGCCTCTTCGCCCTGGTCTGCGGCGTGGTGTCGGCCGGGGCGATGCTCATCCCGTTCTTCCTGCCGACCTGGACCGGGATGCTGGTCTTCGCCGTCGTCAACGGCAGCGCCTTCGGCTGCTTCATGGCCGTCGACACCGCCCTGGCCACCCTGGTCCTGCCCAGCGGGGCCGACGCCGCCCGGGACATGGGCGTGCTGAACATCGCCGCCGCCGGGCCGCAGGTCATCGCCCCGTTCATCGCCTCGACGATCATCCTCCACCTCGGCGGATACGGCTCCCTGTTCCTGGTCGGCTCCGCCGTGGGCCTGCTCGGAGCGCTCGCCATCGTCTTCGTCCGCGGCGTCCGCTGA